A window from Ruminiclostridium josui JCM 17888 encodes these proteins:
- a CDS encoding DEAD/DEAH box helicase encodes MIPAYLNRIEAAADYYYGTLEYSANSDMWIIEGEPAVIDMAKRLFPGSEGRGSGVAKFKNTKRINGDLNWLMQRYPLQIKQPDLWEKSYQQAVEHVIKRQQLNELPQRLRPSLDFKGELKAFQEEGHAFMLHNRRTLLADEMGLGKTVQAIAFIASTQSYPALLIVPPHLIRNWQKEINKFLKLPQKVVSLFEENEENSVHVIKGLKPYSLPEASIYIIHYLLLRGWKNALPKMGFKAIILDEIQELRHGRTEKYSAASLLTSRCENVIGLSGTPIYNRGGEIWNVMNIIEYHCLGDWDSFTREWCYGYGSDVVKKPDLLGDYLKREGLMLRRRKADVLKELPPKRRVVQTIDFDAGTYSNLIQSAVSKAKIIDSIRDHFEKGRMSRDIVNETRQAIGIAKAPYVAAFVKMLLEAGERVLLFAYHHAVWDIYKEELKEFHPVFITGKETSSQKDESVSTFKCGHANLCCVSLRAAAGIDGLQSATCSVFGELDWSPAIHSQAEDRIHRIGADESQDSILSYYLVAEEGTDETIQEFLGLKVSQFVGIMGDKAETEEDKMLAQQKATEHMNQIVEKLKAFRCAK; translated from the coding sequence ATGATACCAGCATACTTGAATAGAATCGAAGCTGCTGCCGACTATTATTACGGTACTCTCGAGTATTCAGCGAATTCTGATATGTGGATCATTGAAGGTGAACCAGCTGTTATAGATATGGCAAAACGACTTTTCCCGGGTAGCGAAGGCCGAGGATCTGGAGTTGCTAAGTTCAAAAATACAAAACGAATAAACGGTGACCTGAACTGGCTAATGCAGCGGTACCCATTACAGATAAAACAGCCAGATTTATGGGAGAAATCATATCAGCAGGCAGTTGAACATGTTATCAAACGGCAGCAGCTTAATGAACTTCCACAGAGACTTAGACCATCATTGGACTTTAAGGGTGAGCTCAAGGCATTTCAGGAGGAAGGACATGCATTCATGCTTCATAACCGGCGTACTCTTTTGGCGGACGAAATGGGGCTTGGAAAAACAGTTCAGGCAATAGCATTTATTGCATCAACTCAAAGTTATCCTGCATTATTGATTGTACCTCCTCACCTAATTCGTAATTGGCAAAAAGAGATAAACAAATTCTTGAAGCTTCCTCAGAAGGTAGTTTCATTATTTGAAGAGAATGAAGAGAATTCTGTTCATGTGATAAAAGGATTGAAACCATATTCGCTACCTGAAGCCAGTATATATATAATTCATTATTTGTTACTTAGGGGTTGGAAGAATGCTCTTCCTAAAATGGGATTCAAAGCAATTATATTGGATGAGATTCAGGAATTAAGACACGGCCGAACAGAGAAATACAGTGCAGCATCACTCTTAACCTCAAGATGTGAAAATGTAATTGGCCTATCGGGTACACCAATTTACAATCGTGGCGGTGAAATCTGGAACGTAATGAATATAATAGAGTATCACTGTTTGGGAGATTGGGATAGTTTCACCAGAGAATGGTGTTATGGTTACGGTTCTGATGTAGTTAAGAAGCCGGATTTGTTGGGTGATTATCTAAAGCGTGAAGGCCTTATGTTGAGACGACGTAAGGCAGATGTACTCAAAGAACTGCCACCTAAGCGACGTGTCGTACAAACGATAGATTTTGATGCAGGCACATACAGTAATTTAATTCAATCGGCGGTCAGTAAGGCGAAGATAATCGATAGTATAAGAGACCACTTTGAAAAAGGTAGAATGTCCAGGGATATTGTTAATGAGACCCGGCAGGCTATCGGGATTGCAAAAGCCCCATACGTTGCAGCATTTGTAAAGATGCTTCTTGAAGCAGGGGAAAGGGTATTATTGTTTGCTTACCATCATGCGGTCTGGGATATCTACAAAGAAGAACTGAAGGAATTCCATCCTGTATTTATTACAGGCAAGGAAACTTCAAGCCAAAAAGACGAATCAGTATCAACCTTCAAGTGTGGACATGCTAACCTATGCTGTGTTTCTCTCAGAGCTGCTGCCGGTATTGATGGATTGCAAAGTGCGACATGTTCTGTTTTTGGTGAACTTGATTGGTCGCCAGCAATACACAGCCAGGCTGAGGACCGCATACACAGAATTGGTGCAGATGAAAGCCAAGATTCTATCTTAAGCTATTATCTGGTTGCAGAAGAAGGTACAGACGAAACAATTCAGGAATTCCTTGGCCTAAAGGTTTCCCAGTTCGTTGGAATAATGGGGGACAAGGCCGAAACTGAAGAAGATAAAATGCTTGCTCAACAAAAGGCAACTGAACACATGAACCAGATTGTTGAAAAGTTGAAAGCGTTTAGATGTGCGAAATGA
- a CDS encoding single-stranded DNA-binding protein, whose protein sequence is MNKVVLMGRLTKDPELRYTSGNNTAVASFTLAVNRRATAKEGQPQADFINIVAWNKTAEFCQKYFTKGQQVALVGRIQTRTWDDNEGKRHYVTEVVADETYFADSKRGSEGGGGSAPRTYSESSASSSDGFYPMDEDSDELPF, encoded by the coding sequence ATCAATAAAGTAGTTTTAATGGGGCGACTGACTAAGGACCCAGAACTCAGATATACCAGCGGAAACAATACAGCAGTCGCAAGTTTCACCTTGGCTGTAAACAGACGTGCTACCGCAAAGGAAGGTCAGCCTCAGGCTGATTTCATAAACATAGTAGCATGGAATAAAACAGCTGAGTTTTGTCAGAAGTATTTCACAAAAGGGCAGCAGGTCGCTTTAGTTGGTAGGATTCAGACAAGAACCTGGGACGATAATGAAGGTAAGCGTCACTATGTTACTGAAGTGGTAGCTGATGAGACTTATTTTGCCGACAGCAAGAGAGGTTCGGAAGGCGGAGGCGGCTCAGCACCAAGAACCTATTCAGAAAGCTCTGCATCATCTAGTGATGGCTTCTATCCAATGGATGAGGATTCAGATGAACTTCCATTTTAG
- a CDS encoding ASCH domain-containing protein, whose protein sequence is MKAITIWQPWASLIAHGKKKIETRSWKAPDNIIGHRIAIHAAVSMPKWVKKLCPGFAKLIGIKDYTGSWLYYIEQGVGPFGKIVATAKLANCIPMIEENKIENYAVLSTGDRQQVVDGPEYHFGDYAPGRYAWILEDIKMLDNPILAKGMQRLWNWDGDAK, encoded by the coding sequence TTGAAAGCAATAACTATTTGGCAGCCTTGGGCTTCATTAATTGCGCATGGTAAAAAGAAAATTGAAACGAGGTCATGGAAGGCTCCTGATAATATAATAGGACATAGAATTGCGATTCATGCGGCTGTATCAATGCCGAAATGGGTAAAAAAACTCTGTCCAGGATTCGCAAAGTTGATAGGAATTAAAGATTATACTGGCTCATGGCTTTATTACATTGAGCAAGGAGTAGGTCCGTTTGGAAAAATTGTGGCTACTGCAAAACTTGCCAATTGCATCCCAATGATAGAAGAAAATAAAATTGAGAATTATGCGGTTTTAAGCACAGGCGATAGACAACAAGTAGTTGATGGTCCTGAATATCATTTTGGAGATTATGCTCCTGGGCGCTATGCATGGATCCTCGAAGATATAAAAATGCTTGATAACCCTATATTAGCAAAAGGCATGCAGCGGTTATGGAATTGGGACGGTGATGCGAAATGA